In a single window of the Lagenorhynchus albirostris chromosome 19, mLagAlb1.1, whole genome shotgun sequence genome:
- the PPP1R14A gene encoding protein phosphatase 1 regulatory subunit 14A isoform X2 has protein sequence MAAQRLGKRVLSKLQASSRARGPGGSPGGLQKRHARVTVKYDRRELQRRLAVEKWIDGRLEELYCGREADMPDEVNIDELLELESEEERSRKIQDFVQELLVKLRGLHKQPGLRQPSPSGDGSLSPLQDRARTARP, from the exons ATGGCAGCTCAGCGGCTGGGCAAGCGGGTGCTGAGCAAGCTGCAAGCTTCATCGCGGGCCCGGGGACCGGGAGGCAGCCCCGGGGGGCTGCAGAAGCGACACGCGCGTGTCACCGTCAAGTATGACCGGCGGGAGCTGCAGCGGCGGCTGGCCGTGGAGAAGTGGATCGACGGGCGCTTGGAGGAGCTCTATTGCGGCAGG GAGGCAGACATGCCCGATGAGGTCAACATCGATGAATTGTTGGAATTAGAGAGTGAAGAGGAGAGAAGCCGGAAAATCCAG GACTTCGTCCAGGAGCTGCTGGTGAAGCTGCGAGGCCTCCACAAGCAGCCAGGCCTCCGCCAGCCCAGCCCCTCCGGTGACGGCAGCCTGAGCCCCCTCCAGGACCGAGCCCGGACTGCGCGGCCCTGA
- the PPP1R14A gene encoding protein phosphatase 1 regulatory subunit 14A isoform X1, with protein sequence MAAQRLGKRVLSKLQASSRARGPGGSPGGLQKRHARVTVKYDRRELQRRLAVEKWIDGRLEELYCGREADMPDEVNIDELLELESEEERSRKIQGLLKSCTNPTEDFVQELLVKLRGLHKQPGLRQPSPSGDGSLSPLQDRARTARP encoded by the exons ATGGCAGCTCAGCGGCTGGGCAAGCGGGTGCTGAGCAAGCTGCAAGCTTCATCGCGGGCCCGGGGACCGGGAGGCAGCCCCGGGGGGCTGCAGAAGCGACACGCGCGTGTCACCGTCAAGTATGACCGGCGGGAGCTGCAGCGGCGGCTGGCCGTGGAGAAGTGGATCGACGGGCGCTTGGAGGAGCTCTATTGCGGCAGG GAGGCAGACATGCCCGATGAGGTCAACATCGATGAATTGTTGGAATTAGAGAGTGAAGAGGAGAGAAGCCGGAAAATCCAG GGACTCCTAAAGTCGTGCACAAACCCCACAGAG GACTTCGTCCAGGAGCTGCTGGTGAAGCTGCGAGGCCTCCACAAGCAGCCAGGCCTCCGCCAGCCCAGCCCCTCCGGTGACGGCAGCCTGAGCCCCCTCCAGGACCGAGCCCGGACTGCGCGGCCCTGA